In Syngnathus typhle isolate RoL2023-S1 ecotype Sweden linkage group LG14, RoL_Styp_1.0, whole genome shotgun sequence, one genomic interval encodes:
- the LOC133166821 gene encoding cytochrome P450 2J2-like: MIFQALFECLDPGGWLLLGLVALMLTDVLRNWRPSTFPPGPLALPFLGNVFTGMDYKSVENFTKEYGPVCSLRQGSERIVFISTYRMVKEALINQLDSFADRPVVPLFDEMFKGLGIGLSNGYSWKKHRRFANTHLRYFGEGQQSLENYIKVECGFLCEAFKEEQGKPFNPQYRMTNAVGNIISLVVFGHRFEYSDVNFRRFIELDNEAILKGGSPFAQLYNTFPFLFKYLPGPHQKVLGNYREIESFLRGEVQKHQEQWNPDLPRDFIDVYLAEIDKLKGDPEAGFNIESLVVTTLDLLEAGTETSSTTLRWALVYMMHYPDIQKKVQTEIDNVIGQSRQPALSDRPDMPYTEAVIYETQRMGNIVPLGFPKMASKEATLEGYIIPKGTVIVTNMTSVLFDENEWETPNTFNPQHFLDSEGHFRKRDAFLPFSAGKRVCLGEHLARMELFLFFTALLQRFTFAAVPGEMPSLEGVQGFTNSPEQFRTIAIAR, translated from the exons ATGATTTTTCAAGCTCTTTTCGAGTGTCTGGACCCGGGCGGCTGGCTGCTGTTGGGTTTGGTGGCGCTGATGTTGACGGACGTGCTGCGAAACTGGCGGCCGAGCACTTTCCCACCGGGACCTTTGGCCCTGCCTTTTCTCGGGAATGTTTTCACTGGAATGGACTACAAATCCGTGGAAAAC TTCACCAAGGAGTACGGCCCCGTGTGCAGCTTGAGGCAAGGCAGCGAGAGGATCGTGTTTATCTCCACCTACCGCATGGTCAAAGAGGCGCTTATCAACCAACTGGACAGCTTCGCCGACCGGCCCGTCGTCCCTCTCTTTGACGAAATGTTCAAGGGTCTCG GTATCGGGCTGAGCAATGGTTACTCGTGGAAGAAGCACAGGAGATTTGCTAACACCCACTTGCGCTACTTTGGAGAGGGCCAGCAAAGCCTGGAGAACTACATCAAAGTGGAATGTGGTTTTCTGTGCGAGGCCTTCAAAGAAGAGCAAG GGAAGCCGTTCAACCCTCAATACAGAATGACCAACGCGGTGGGGAACATCATCTCCTTGGTGGTGTTCGGACACCGCTTTGAGTATAGCGACGTGAACTTCCGCAGATTCATCGAGTTGGACAACGAGGCCATTCTGAAAGGCGGCTCTCCCTTCGCGCAG CTCTACAACACCTTCCCCTTTCTCTTCAAATACCTGCCGGGCCCGCACCAGAAAGTCCTCGGCAACTACAGGGAGATTGAGAGCTTCCTGCGGGGTGAAGTGCAGAAGCACCAGGAGCAGTGGAATCCGGATCTACCTCGGGACTTCATTGATGTGTACCTTGCGGAGATAGACAAG TTGAAAGGAGACCCTGAAGCTGGATTCAACATTGAAAGCCTGGTGGTCACCACCTTGGACCTCTTGGAGGCGGGCACGGAGACCTCCAGCACCACCTTGCGCTGGGCTCTGGTTTACATGATGCACTATCCGGACATCCAAA AGAAAGTCCAGACGGAAATCGACAACGTGATCGGACAATCTCGCCAGCCGGCGTTATCCGATAGACCCGACATGCCCTACACCGAAGCAGTCATCTACGAGACCCAGAGGATGGGGAACATCGTTCCTTTGGGATTCCCCAAGATGGCCAGTAAGGAGGCCACACTGGAAGGATATATCATTCCAAAG GGCACGGTGATAGTTACCAACATGACGTCGGTGCTTTTCGACGAGAATGAGTGGGAGACCCCAAACACGTTCAATCCTCAACACTTCCTGGATTCGGAGGGCCACTTTCGCAAAAGAGACGCCTTTTTGCCATTTTCTGCAG GTAAACGAGTATGTTTGGGCGAGCATCTGGCGCGAATGgaactcttcctcttcttcacgGCCCTCCTGCAACGCTTCACCT
- the il23r gene encoding interleukin-23 receptor isoform X1 produces MTLWRCFIAFLLSTSGPLFAGCQEFDDSLGYLSVEPPSPFLLGSDLLVSCHINKCEWRSEVSLVMKPWPEIPWERHDCSRVVTFKLPDVRRPRFHLYCRLHKDGSVNIVGGLTLKGGWPPDKPENITCETTSTSPWVECQWRAGRNTHVPTSYRVSLSSGNSTWNWSSEADKVVLPKTEMNVNQRYRFVVSADNRFGRSRSDPFTLEPTRILVPQSPRITHIHFGNSSAMEAVLHWKTAENSSQLTASVRLRPASSSPWEAREVTRLSQDEVRVDDLQPLADYRFQIRTCSTATRKCSKWSQEVVSRSPGKGPSQPLHAWRILSNRKSSSMQNVTVLWKAPPPKTFSGQVEYYKVDEGRGSRQVVCATSLCRFSLQVPSDLEALAVSVVATYGTSPPASVPLTFSGDPEPALRLTDPVANGSAILVSWDWVRPRAPGSDELYYIVEWTSVPGGKSELGWIQVSLDRNNASIQGLSVGVRYNISVYVVSRGGVSTPSSILAYSGQLKPDAGPSVSVLEHNATHLLVQWENPPVELQRGFINNYTVYLRTLRMHSQEIPVAVAATHHRKTWLKCPEGAVAVQMSASTAAGEGRRGNLIYSRPTEPAAGLTMVVVPVLAVVAVTVQLACWSCFRQRIKARVALFGPDWLVEGLPKPGNSQAIKLLLDAGSEPSFSYTDSDPPLSPISFVSGKDLYPLVPSVRHPTKSESSFLETIVLATLNNGYKPQLTVDTQGDQSDQTAPTGDDSGSGGFGPTLGNLLSGLELDSSSWPNMMGLECTRGNLSDPEDRPPVVDLQSATAVEVSLTGGYIPQICIPSSGQEVE; encoded by the exons ATGACCCTCTGGAGATGCTTCATCGCGTTTCTCCTCAGca CAAGTGGGCCACTTTTTGCCGGTTGCCAGGAGTTTGATGACAGCCTGGGCTACCTCAGCGTAGAACCGCCTTCGCCCTTTTTGCTAGGCTCGGATCTCCTGGTGTCCTGCCACATCAACAAGTGTGAATGGAG GTCCGAAGTGTCTTTGGTGATGAAGCCGTGGCCCGAGATTCCATGGGAGAGGCACGACTGCAGTCGGGTCGTGACGTTCAAGCTGCCCGACGTCCGACGGCCTCGCTTCCACCTGTACTGCAGGCTGCACAAAGACGGCTCGGTCAACATTGTCGGAGGGTTGACCTTGAAGGGAGGAT GGCCCCCAGATAAGCCGGAGAACATCACCTGCGAGACCACCTCGACCTCCCCATGGGTGGAGTGCCAGTGGCGGGCGGGGCGGAACACTCACGTGCCCACTTCCTACAGGGTGTCACTCAGCAG TGGAAACAGCACCTGGAATTGGTCTTCGGAGGCGGACAAGGTGGTGCTACCGAAAACCGAGATGAATGTGAACCAGCGGTACCGATTTGTGGTCAGCGCCGACAACCGCTTCGGTCGCTCGCGCTCGGATCCGTTCACGCTGGAGCCCACACGCATAC TGGTACCCCAAAGCCCTCGCATCACACACATCCACTTTGGGAACTCCTCCGCAATGGAGGCCGTGTTGCACTGGAAGACAGCCGAAAACTCGTCACAGCTCACAGCTTCCGTCAGGCTCCGTCCCGCCAGCTCTTCTCCctgg GAGGCAAGAGAGGTGACCCGGCTCAGCCAGGATGAGGTACGAGTGGATGATCTGCAGCCCCTGGCGGACTACCGTTTCCAGATCAGGACGTGTAGCACGGCAACCAGAAAATGCAGCAAATGGAGTCAAGAGGTGGTGAGCAGAAGTCCTGGAAAAG GTCCTTCTCAGCCTCTGCATGCGTGGCGGATATTGAGTAATCGCAAAAGCAGCTCGATGCAGAATGTCACCGTTTTGTGGAAG GCTCCTCCTCCAAAGACGTTCAGTGGACAAGTGGAGTACTACAAGGTGGACGAGGGCCGGGGTTCACGGCAAGTAGTCTGTGCCACGTCCCTGTGCCGGTTTTCCCTTCAAGTCCCGTCCGATCTTGAGGCGCTTGCCGTTAGCGTGGTCGCTACTTATGGGACGTCGCCGCCGGCCAGCGTACCCCTCACATTCTCAG gtGACCCTGAGCCTGCTTTGAGACTCACTGATCCAGTGGCTAACGGCAGTGCTATCCTAGTCTCCTGGGACTGGGTAAGACCAAGAGCACCAGGAAGTGACGAGCTTTACTACATTGTGGAATGGACAAGCGTGCCTGGAGGGAAAAGTGAGCTCGGCTGGATACAAGTGTCCCTGGATCGAAACAATGCAAGCATCCAAG gcCTGTCTGTGGGCGTGAGGTACAACATTTCAGTCTACGTCGTAAGCAGAGGAGGAGTCAGCACGCCGTCATCCATCTTGGCCTACTCAGGACAGCTCA AACCAGATGCCGGTCCCAGTGTGTCGGTGCTGGAACACAACGCCACACACCTCCTGGTCCAGTGGGAGAACCCTCCGGTGGAGCTGCAGAGGGGCTTCATCAACAACTACACCGTCTATCTACGGACCCTACGCATGCATAGCCAAGAAATTCCAG TGGCGGTGGCTGCAACACATCACAGGAAGACATGGCTGAAGTGTCCCGAGGGTGCGGTGGCCGTCCAGATGTCTGCTTCCACCGCCGCCGGAGAGGGCCGGCGCGGGAACCTCATCTATTCTCGACCCACGGAACCTGCAG cTGGACTTACCATGGTGGTGGTCCCCGTGTTGGCTGTGGTGGCTGTCACTGTACAACTGGCGTGCTGGAGCTGTTTCAGGCAGAG GATCAAAGCAAGAGTTGCATTGTTTGGTCCTGACTGGTTGGTGGAGGGACTTCCCAAGCCAGGAAATAGCCAAGCCATCAAATTACTG CTGGATGCCGGCAGCGAGCCATCCTTCTCATACACCGACAGCGACCCACCGCTGTCCCCGATCAGTTTCGTCTCCGGAAAAGACTTGTACCCCCTCGTCCCCTCCGTCCGGCATCCCACTAAATCCGAGAGCAGTTTTCTGGAGACGATTGTCCTGGCAACGCTGAACAACGGTTACAAACCTCAGCTGACCGTGGACACACAAGGAGACCAGTCGGACCAGACGGCCCCCACGGGGGATGACTCGGGTTCTGGCGGCTTTGGACCGACCCTGGGGAACTTACTCTCCGGCTTGGAGTTGGACTCCTCCAGCTGGCCCAACATGATGGGATTAGAGTGCACCAGAGGTAACTTGAGTGACCCCGAAGATCGCCCCCCAGTGGTGGATTTACAAAGTGCAACTGCGGTGGAGGTCTCGCTGACTGGTGGGTACATCCCACAAATTTGCATTCCCAGCAGCGGGCAGGAGGTAGAATGA
- the il23r gene encoding interleukin-23 receptor isoform X2, which yields MESPCRSEVSLVMKPWPEIPWERHDCSRVVTFKLPDVRRPRFHLYCRLHKDGSVNIVGGLTLKGGWPPDKPENITCETTSTSPWVECQWRAGRNTHVPTSYRVSLSSGNSTWNWSSEADKVVLPKTEMNVNQRYRFVVSADNRFGRSRSDPFTLEPTRILVPQSPRITHIHFGNSSAMEAVLHWKTAENSSQLTASVRLRPASSSPWEAREVTRLSQDEVRVDDLQPLADYRFQIRTCSTATRKCSKWSQEVVSRSPGKGPSQPLHAWRILSNRKSSSMQNVTVLWKAPPPKTFSGQVEYYKVDEGRGSRQVVCATSLCRFSLQVPSDLEALAVSVVATYGTSPPASVPLTFSGDPEPALRLTDPVANGSAILVSWDWVRPRAPGSDELYYIVEWTSVPGGKSELGWIQVSLDRNNASIQGLSVGVRYNISVYVVSRGGVSTPSSILAYSGQLKPDAGPSVSVLEHNATHLLVQWENPPVELQRGFINNYTVYLRTLRMHSQEIPVAVAATHHRKTWLKCPEGAVAVQMSASTAAGEGRRGNLIYSRPTEPAAGLTMVVVPVLAVVAVTVQLACWSCFRQRIKARVALFGPDWLVEGLPKPGNSQAIKLLLDAGSEPSFSYTDSDPPLSPISFVSGKDLYPLVPSVRHPTKSESSFLETIVLATLNNGYKPQLTVDTQGDQSDQTAPTGDDSGSGGFGPTLGNLLSGLELDSSSWPNMMGLECTRGNLSDPEDRPPVVDLQSATAVEVSLTGGYIPQICIPSSGQEVE from the exons ATGGAG TCGCCTTGCAGGTCCGAAGTGTCTTTGGTGATGAAGCCGTGGCCCGAGATTCCATGGGAGAGGCACGACTGCAGTCGGGTCGTGACGTTCAAGCTGCCCGACGTCCGACGGCCTCGCTTCCACCTGTACTGCAGGCTGCACAAAGACGGCTCGGTCAACATTGTCGGAGGGTTGACCTTGAAGGGAGGAT GGCCCCCAGATAAGCCGGAGAACATCACCTGCGAGACCACCTCGACCTCCCCATGGGTGGAGTGCCAGTGGCGGGCGGGGCGGAACACTCACGTGCCCACTTCCTACAGGGTGTCACTCAGCAG TGGAAACAGCACCTGGAATTGGTCTTCGGAGGCGGACAAGGTGGTGCTACCGAAAACCGAGATGAATGTGAACCAGCGGTACCGATTTGTGGTCAGCGCCGACAACCGCTTCGGTCGCTCGCGCTCGGATCCGTTCACGCTGGAGCCCACACGCATAC TGGTACCCCAAAGCCCTCGCATCACACACATCCACTTTGGGAACTCCTCCGCAATGGAGGCCGTGTTGCACTGGAAGACAGCCGAAAACTCGTCACAGCTCACAGCTTCCGTCAGGCTCCGTCCCGCCAGCTCTTCTCCctgg GAGGCAAGAGAGGTGACCCGGCTCAGCCAGGATGAGGTACGAGTGGATGATCTGCAGCCCCTGGCGGACTACCGTTTCCAGATCAGGACGTGTAGCACGGCAACCAGAAAATGCAGCAAATGGAGTCAAGAGGTGGTGAGCAGAAGTCCTGGAAAAG GTCCTTCTCAGCCTCTGCATGCGTGGCGGATATTGAGTAATCGCAAAAGCAGCTCGATGCAGAATGTCACCGTTTTGTGGAAG GCTCCTCCTCCAAAGACGTTCAGTGGACAAGTGGAGTACTACAAGGTGGACGAGGGCCGGGGTTCACGGCAAGTAGTCTGTGCCACGTCCCTGTGCCGGTTTTCCCTTCAAGTCCCGTCCGATCTTGAGGCGCTTGCCGTTAGCGTGGTCGCTACTTATGGGACGTCGCCGCCGGCCAGCGTACCCCTCACATTCTCAG gtGACCCTGAGCCTGCTTTGAGACTCACTGATCCAGTGGCTAACGGCAGTGCTATCCTAGTCTCCTGGGACTGGGTAAGACCAAGAGCACCAGGAAGTGACGAGCTTTACTACATTGTGGAATGGACAAGCGTGCCTGGAGGGAAAAGTGAGCTCGGCTGGATACAAGTGTCCCTGGATCGAAACAATGCAAGCATCCAAG gcCTGTCTGTGGGCGTGAGGTACAACATTTCAGTCTACGTCGTAAGCAGAGGAGGAGTCAGCACGCCGTCATCCATCTTGGCCTACTCAGGACAGCTCA AACCAGATGCCGGTCCCAGTGTGTCGGTGCTGGAACACAACGCCACACACCTCCTGGTCCAGTGGGAGAACCCTCCGGTGGAGCTGCAGAGGGGCTTCATCAACAACTACACCGTCTATCTACGGACCCTACGCATGCATAGCCAAGAAATTCCAG TGGCGGTGGCTGCAACACATCACAGGAAGACATGGCTGAAGTGTCCCGAGGGTGCGGTGGCCGTCCAGATGTCTGCTTCCACCGCCGCCGGAGAGGGCCGGCGCGGGAACCTCATCTATTCTCGACCCACGGAACCTGCAG cTGGACTTACCATGGTGGTGGTCCCCGTGTTGGCTGTGGTGGCTGTCACTGTACAACTGGCGTGCTGGAGCTGTTTCAGGCAGAG GATCAAAGCAAGAGTTGCATTGTTTGGTCCTGACTGGTTGGTGGAGGGACTTCCCAAGCCAGGAAATAGCCAAGCCATCAAATTACTG CTGGATGCCGGCAGCGAGCCATCCTTCTCATACACCGACAGCGACCCACCGCTGTCCCCGATCAGTTTCGTCTCCGGAAAAGACTTGTACCCCCTCGTCCCCTCCGTCCGGCATCCCACTAAATCCGAGAGCAGTTTTCTGGAGACGATTGTCCTGGCAACGCTGAACAACGGTTACAAACCTCAGCTGACCGTGGACACACAAGGAGACCAGTCGGACCAGACGGCCCCCACGGGGGATGACTCGGGTTCTGGCGGCTTTGGACCGACCCTGGGGAACTTACTCTCCGGCTTGGAGTTGGACTCCTCCAGCTGGCCCAACATGATGGGATTAGAGTGCACCAGAGGTAACTTGAGTGACCCCGAAGATCGCCCCCCAGTGGTGGATTTACAAAGTGCAACTGCGGTGGAGGTCTCGCTGACTGGTGGGTACATCCCACAAATTTGCATTCCCAGCAGCGGGCAGGAGGTAGAATGA